AAGATGTGAAATTTGGTATAATTTAATTGAAATTTAACTAAATTAAGTGATTTTATATCAGGTGTACTAAGTGAAAAAGGAAAAAAAATTACAAGTTTGGGTAACAAAAGATTTAGAAGAAAAATTAAAAAAAACTGCACAGGAAGAAGGTAGAAGTATCTCAGACATTGTAAGGGAAGCATTGAATTTATACTTTAAAGAAAAAGAGAGAAAATCTATGCCTGATTTTATAATGACTTTACCCGGTGGCGATACACTGATTTTGGAGATA
This genomic window from Persephonella sp. IF05-L8 contains:
- a CDS encoding ribbon-helix-helix protein, CopG family, whose protein sequence is MKKEKKLQVWVTKDLEEKLKKTAQEEGRSISDIVREALNLYFKEKERKSMPDFIMTLPGGDTLILEIKKNLMSDKNFMQELAEKLGSSIKKRTKVI